In Microplitis mediator isolate UGA2020A chromosome 2, iyMicMedi2.1, whole genome shotgun sequence, a single window of DNA contains:
- the LOC130678780 gene encoding FYVE, RhoGEF and PH domain-containing protein 4-like isoform X3 gives MQRGQLKDLSSWMARLLPEPFDSLNKTDTLKMFNSKSSTSTSTFYTDLEEEEEVTDNNEDRSNNIQEQEHELNKSNHNNLRDSQSLERQSAISDDGNSQDSDSVMGSDEHQHQQSQLQSQPSQQQKQSFTSNSFPRFSFSGFPRFQSFIMSTSGSSEPNNSITTQQTTSIVQMTHSVLEYRSSRYVTTKRSSNQYTVESYPVSESESEEESETRSSETEFTITSDEPEENNIPSEKIITVTKDTSDVKRKRAKKVADELLATEKTYVNILHLIDQVFQFRVDQENRAHPMFPPDTVQHIFSNIKSIYKFHNDFLLPQLEDRMKIWDQDSRIGDIMKNFAPFLKMYTEYVKNFDYAMNLIHTLQQKVPRFSAIVNEIQKLDICAKLSLTHHMLCPIQRLPRYELLLKDYLKNLTDDNPDFLDTKKALELVSTAANHSNEEMKKIAKFKKLLEIQENIYDPLDLVSATRELIKEGRIVKISARSGDHQDRYLFLFSDILLLCSIRLIPGPLYRLRAKFLIENLDVIEGDNLETANTFYLRDSIKSVELYTHSAAEKTAWLDALCQTMQEIMRRKASLKIGNEKSCLVKADDVTRCMVCEAIFSVMKRKHNCRACGIVVCSKCSNQKLLFEDNKNMRVCRLCHAALTQPLSKSPSSPPGPVPSLLHVSANAPCVLSGYLLLKTQASKPWTRRWFALHPDFVLYTFKSDSESLALTATPMPGYTLTEGNELPDDDPLSQRDRKGSFKIYHSRKCYYLQASSYEDKERWTHALSLATKAELPHPVTEEDDKETQQSQ, from the exons atGCAGCGAGGTCAGCTGAAGGACCTCTCGTCCTGGATGGCTCGATTATTACCGGAGCCATttgatagtttaaataaaacggATACATTAAAAATGTTCAATTCAAAATCATCGACATCCACTAGTACATTTTATACAGACTTggaagaggaagaagaagTTACTGACAACAATGAAGACAGAAGTAATAATATACAAGAACAAGAACATGAATTAAATAAGAGTAATCACAATAACTTGAGAGATTCACAGTCATTGGAGAGACAAAGTGCAATAAGTGATGATGGAAACTCTCAAGATTCTGACTCAGTTATGGGTTCAGATGAGCATCAGCATCAACAGTCACAATTACAATCACAACCGTcacaacaacaaaaacaatCATTTACTAGTAATTCATTCCCGCGATTTAGTTTTAGTGGATTTCCAAGGTTTCAATCTTTTATTATGTCTACGTCGGGTTCCTCGGAACCCAATAACAGTATTACTACTCAACAAACTACTTCTATTGTTCAAATGACCCACAGTGTTTTGGAGTACAGGAGTAGCAg gTATGTAACGACAAAGAGAAGTTCAAATCAGTATACAGTTGAGTCATATCCAGTAAGTGAATCAGAGAGTGAGGAAGAGTCTGAAACCCGTTCATCTGAAACCGAATTTACCATAACGTCAGACGAGcctgaagaaaataatataccgtccgaaaaaataataacagtaacaaAAGACACAAGTGACGTGAAACGCAAACGCGCTAAAAAAGTCGCTGACGAATTATTAGCTACGGAAAAAACATACGTTAATATATTACATTTAATAGATCAAGTATTTCAATTTAGAGTTGATCAAGAGAATCGCGCCCATCCAATGTTTCCTCCTGACACTGTACAACACATATTCTCTAACATAAaatctatttataaatttcataatgattttttattgccaCAATTAGAAGATAGAATGAAAATATGGGATCAAGATTCACGCATTGGTgatattatgaaaaattttgccccatttttaaaaatgtacacCGAgtatgtgaaaaattttgactacGCTATGAATTTAATTCATACGTTGCAACaaaaagtaccaagattttctGCTATTGTTAATGAAATACAAAAACTTGATATCTGTGCCAAATTATCACTTACACATCATATGCTTTGTCCGATACAAAGGTTACCTAGGTATGAATTATTACTCAAggactatttaaaaaatctgacCGATGATAATCCAGATTTTTTGGATACTAAaa aggCACTAGAATTAGTTTCAACAGCAGCAAATCATAGCAATGaagagatgaaaaaaatagctaaatttaaaaaattattagaaatacAAGAGAATATTTACGATCCCTTGGATCTAGTCAGTGCAACGAGAGAGTTAATTAAGGAAGGCCgtattgttaaaatttcagCGAGAAGTGGGGATCATCAAGATAGATACTTATTTCTa ttTAGCGATATTTTACTACTGTGTTCTATAAGACTGATACCTGGACCCTTGTATCGACTGAGagcaaaatttttgatagaaaatttagatGTTATTGAAGGTGATAATTTGGAAACAGCGAATACATTTTACCTAAGAGATTCAATTAAAAGTGTTGAATTATATACACATTCAGCAGCCGAAAAAACTGCTTGGCTTGACGCTTTATGTCAAACAATGCAAGAAATAATGAGGCGAAAAGCCAGCCTAAAAATAGGAAACGAAAAAAGTTGCCTTGTTAAAGCTGATGATGTGACAAGATGTATGGTTTGTGAGGCTATATTCTCAGTTATGAAGAGAAAACACAATTGTCGTGCTTGTGGTATT GTAGTATGCAGTAAAtgttcaaatcaaaaattattatttgaagataataaaaatatgcgtGTATGTCGATTGTGTCATGCTGCACTAACTCAACCACTGAGTAAATCTCCATCATCACCACCAGGACCTGTCCCAAGTCTTCTTCATGTGTCAGCCAATGCCCCTTGTGTATTATCcggttatttattattaaaaacacaGGCCAGTAAACCCTGGACTAGACGATGGTTTGCATTACATCCAGATTTTGTTCTCTATACCTTTAAATCTGATTCTGAAAGTCTTGCGTTGACGGCGACTCCAATGCCTGGTTACACGTTAACTGAAGGTAATGAACTACCAGACGATGATCCACTCAGTCAACGTGATAGAAAAggatcatttaaaatttatcattccAGAAAATGTTATTATCTTCAAGCTTCAAGTTATGAAGACAAAgaaag
- the LOC130678780 gene encoding FYVE, RhoGEF and PH domain-containing protein 4-like isoform X1, whose product MTKYSDLNSIYLSIEMQRGQLKDLSSWMARLLPEPFDSLNKTDTLKMFNSKSSTSTSTFYTDLEEEEEVTDNNEDRSNNIQEQEHELNKSNHNNLRDSQSLERQSAISDDGNSQDSDSVMGSDEHQHQQSQLQSQPSQQQKQSFTSNSFPRFSFSGFPRFQSFIMSTSGSSEPNNSITTQQTTSIVQMTHSVLEYRSSRYVTTKRSSNQYTVESYPVSESESEEESETRSSETEFTITSDEPEENNIPSEKIITVTKDTSDVKRKRAKKVADELLATEKTYVNILHLIDQVFQFRVDQENRAHPMFPPDTVQHIFSNIKSIYKFHNDFLLPQLEDRMKIWDQDSRIGDIMKNFAPFLKMYTEYVKNFDYAMNLIHTLQQKVPRFSAIVNEIQKLDICAKLSLTHHMLCPIQRLPRYELLLKDYLKNLTDDNPDFLDTKKALELVSTAANHSNEEMKKIAKFKKLLEIQENIYDPLDLVSATRELIKEGRIVKISARSGDHQDRYLFLFSDILLLCSIRLIPGPLYRLRAKFLIENLDVIEGDNLETANTFYLRDSIKSVELYTHSAAEKTAWLDALCQTMQEIMRRKASLKIGNEKSCLVKADDVTRCMVCEAIFSVMKRKHNCRACGIVVCSKCSNQKLLFEDNKNMRVCRLCHAALTQPLSKSPSSPPGPVPSLLHVSANAPCVLSGYLLLKTQASKPWTRRWFALHPDFVLYTFKSDSESLALTATPMPGYTLTEGNELPDDDPLSQRDRKGSFKIYHSRKCYYLQASSYEDKERWTHALSLATKAELPHPVTEEDDKETQQSQ is encoded by the exons ATGACGAAATACAGTGACTTAAATTCGATTTATTTATCGATTga gatGCAGCGAGGTCAGCTGAAGGACCTCTCGTCCTGGATGGCTCGATTATTACCGGAGCCATttgatagtttaaataaaacggATACATTAAAAATGTTCAATTCAAAATCATCGACATCCACTAGTACATTTTATACAGACTTggaagaggaagaagaagTTACTGACAACAATGAAGACAGAAGTAATAATATACAAGAACAAGAACATGAATTAAATAAGAGTAATCACAATAACTTGAGAGATTCACAGTCATTGGAGAGACAAAGTGCAATAAGTGATGATGGAAACTCTCAAGATTCTGACTCAGTTATGGGTTCAGATGAGCATCAGCATCAACAGTCACAATTACAATCACAACCGTcacaacaacaaaaacaatCATTTACTAGTAATTCATTCCCGCGATTTAGTTTTAGTGGATTTCCAAGGTTTCAATCTTTTATTATGTCTACGTCGGGTTCCTCGGAACCCAATAACAGTATTACTACTCAACAAACTACTTCTATTGTTCAAATGACCCACAGTGTTTTGGAGTACAGGAGTAGCAg gTATGTAACGACAAAGAGAAGTTCAAATCAGTATACAGTTGAGTCATATCCAGTAAGTGAATCAGAGAGTGAGGAAGAGTCTGAAACCCGTTCATCTGAAACCGAATTTACCATAACGTCAGACGAGcctgaagaaaataatataccgtccgaaaaaataataacagtaacaaAAGACACAAGTGACGTGAAACGCAAACGCGCTAAAAAAGTCGCTGACGAATTATTAGCTACGGAAAAAACATACGTTAATATATTACATTTAATAGATCAAGTATTTCAATTTAGAGTTGATCAAGAGAATCGCGCCCATCCAATGTTTCCTCCTGACACTGTACAACACATATTCTCTAACATAAaatctatttataaatttcataatgattttttattgccaCAATTAGAAGATAGAATGAAAATATGGGATCAAGATTCACGCATTGGTgatattatgaaaaattttgccccatttttaaaaatgtacacCGAgtatgtgaaaaattttgactacGCTATGAATTTAATTCATACGTTGCAACaaaaagtaccaagattttctGCTATTGTTAATGAAATACAAAAACTTGATATCTGTGCCAAATTATCACTTACACATCATATGCTTTGTCCGATACAAAGGTTACCTAGGTATGAATTATTACTCAAggactatttaaaaaatctgacCGATGATAATCCAGATTTTTTGGATACTAAaa aggCACTAGAATTAGTTTCAACAGCAGCAAATCATAGCAATGaagagatgaaaaaaatagctaaatttaaaaaattattagaaatacAAGAGAATATTTACGATCCCTTGGATCTAGTCAGTGCAACGAGAGAGTTAATTAAGGAAGGCCgtattgttaaaatttcagCGAGAAGTGGGGATCATCAAGATAGATACTTATTTCTa ttTAGCGATATTTTACTACTGTGTTCTATAAGACTGATACCTGGACCCTTGTATCGACTGAGagcaaaatttttgatagaaaatttagatGTTATTGAAGGTGATAATTTGGAAACAGCGAATACATTTTACCTAAGAGATTCAATTAAAAGTGTTGAATTATATACACATTCAGCAGCCGAAAAAACTGCTTGGCTTGACGCTTTATGTCAAACAATGCAAGAAATAATGAGGCGAAAAGCCAGCCTAAAAATAGGAAACGAAAAAAGTTGCCTTGTTAAAGCTGATGATGTGACAAGATGTATGGTTTGTGAGGCTATATTCTCAGTTATGAAGAGAAAACACAATTGTCGTGCTTGTGGTATT GTAGTATGCAGTAAAtgttcaaatcaaaaattattatttgaagataataaaaatatgcgtGTATGTCGATTGTGTCATGCTGCACTAACTCAACCACTGAGTAAATCTCCATCATCACCACCAGGACCTGTCCCAAGTCTTCTTCATGTGTCAGCCAATGCCCCTTGTGTATTATCcggttatttattattaaaaacacaGGCCAGTAAACCCTGGACTAGACGATGGTTTGCATTACATCCAGATTTTGTTCTCTATACCTTTAAATCTGATTCTGAAAGTCTTGCGTTGACGGCGACTCCAATGCCTGGTTACACGTTAACTGAAGGTAATGAACTACCAGACGATGATCCACTCAGTCAACGTGATAGAAAAggatcatttaaaatttatcattccAGAAAATGTTATTATCTTCAAGCTTCAAGTTATGAAGACAAAgaaag
- the LOC130678780 gene encoding FYVE, RhoGEF and PH domain-containing protein 4-like isoform X2: MMQRGQLKDLSSWMARLLPEPFDSLNKTDTLKMFNSKSSTSTSTFYTDLEEEEEVTDNNEDRSNNIQEQEHELNKSNHNNLRDSQSLERQSAISDDGNSQDSDSVMGSDEHQHQQSQLQSQPSQQQKQSFTSNSFPRFSFSGFPRFQSFIMSTSGSSEPNNSITTQQTTSIVQMTHSVLEYRSSRYVTTKRSSNQYTVESYPVSESESEEESETRSSETEFTITSDEPEENNIPSEKIITVTKDTSDVKRKRAKKVADELLATEKTYVNILHLIDQVFQFRVDQENRAHPMFPPDTVQHIFSNIKSIYKFHNDFLLPQLEDRMKIWDQDSRIGDIMKNFAPFLKMYTEYVKNFDYAMNLIHTLQQKVPRFSAIVNEIQKLDICAKLSLTHHMLCPIQRLPRYELLLKDYLKNLTDDNPDFLDTKKALELVSTAANHSNEEMKKIAKFKKLLEIQENIYDPLDLVSATRELIKEGRIVKISARSGDHQDRYLFLFSDILLLCSIRLIPGPLYRLRAKFLIENLDVIEGDNLETANTFYLRDSIKSVELYTHSAAEKTAWLDALCQTMQEIMRRKASLKIGNEKSCLVKADDVTRCMVCEAIFSVMKRKHNCRACGIVVCSKCSNQKLLFEDNKNMRVCRLCHAALTQPLSKSPSSPPGPVPSLLHVSANAPCVLSGYLLLKTQASKPWTRRWFALHPDFVLYTFKSDSESLALTATPMPGYTLTEGNELPDDDPLSQRDRKGSFKIYHSRKCYYLQASSYEDKERWTHALSLATKAELPHPVTEEDDKETQQSQ; this comes from the exons AT gatGCAGCGAGGTCAGCTGAAGGACCTCTCGTCCTGGATGGCTCGATTATTACCGGAGCCATttgatagtttaaataaaacggATACATTAAAAATGTTCAATTCAAAATCATCGACATCCACTAGTACATTTTATACAGACTTggaagaggaagaagaagTTACTGACAACAATGAAGACAGAAGTAATAATATACAAGAACAAGAACATGAATTAAATAAGAGTAATCACAATAACTTGAGAGATTCACAGTCATTGGAGAGACAAAGTGCAATAAGTGATGATGGAAACTCTCAAGATTCTGACTCAGTTATGGGTTCAGATGAGCATCAGCATCAACAGTCACAATTACAATCACAACCGTcacaacaacaaaaacaatCATTTACTAGTAATTCATTCCCGCGATTTAGTTTTAGTGGATTTCCAAGGTTTCAATCTTTTATTATGTCTACGTCGGGTTCCTCGGAACCCAATAACAGTATTACTACTCAACAAACTACTTCTATTGTTCAAATGACCCACAGTGTTTTGGAGTACAGGAGTAGCAg gTATGTAACGACAAAGAGAAGTTCAAATCAGTATACAGTTGAGTCATATCCAGTAAGTGAATCAGAGAGTGAGGAAGAGTCTGAAACCCGTTCATCTGAAACCGAATTTACCATAACGTCAGACGAGcctgaagaaaataatataccgtccgaaaaaataataacagtaacaaAAGACACAAGTGACGTGAAACGCAAACGCGCTAAAAAAGTCGCTGACGAATTATTAGCTACGGAAAAAACATACGTTAATATATTACATTTAATAGATCAAGTATTTCAATTTAGAGTTGATCAAGAGAATCGCGCCCATCCAATGTTTCCTCCTGACACTGTACAACACATATTCTCTAACATAAaatctatttataaatttcataatgattttttattgccaCAATTAGAAGATAGAATGAAAATATGGGATCAAGATTCACGCATTGGTgatattatgaaaaattttgccccatttttaaaaatgtacacCGAgtatgtgaaaaattttgactacGCTATGAATTTAATTCATACGTTGCAACaaaaagtaccaagattttctGCTATTGTTAATGAAATACAAAAACTTGATATCTGTGCCAAATTATCACTTACACATCATATGCTTTGTCCGATACAAAGGTTACCTAGGTATGAATTATTACTCAAggactatttaaaaaatctgacCGATGATAATCCAGATTTTTTGGATACTAAaa aggCACTAGAATTAGTTTCAACAGCAGCAAATCATAGCAATGaagagatgaaaaaaatagctaaatttaaaaaattattagaaatacAAGAGAATATTTACGATCCCTTGGATCTAGTCAGTGCAACGAGAGAGTTAATTAAGGAAGGCCgtattgttaaaatttcagCGAGAAGTGGGGATCATCAAGATAGATACTTATTTCTa ttTAGCGATATTTTACTACTGTGTTCTATAAGACTGATACCTGGACCCTTGTATCGACTGAGagcaaaatttttgatagaaaatttagatGTTATTGAAGGTGATAATTTGGAAACAGCGAATACATTTTACCTAAGAGATTCAATTAAAAGTGTTGAATTATATACACATTCAGCAGCCGAAAAAACTGCTTGGCTTGACGCTTTATGTCAAACAATGCAAGAAATAATGAGGCGAAAAGCCAGCCTAAAAATAGGAAACGAAAAAAGTTGCCTTGTTAAAGCTGATGATGTGACAAGATGTATGGTTTGTGAGGCTATATTCTCAGTTATGAAGAGAAAACACAATTGTCGTGCTTGTGGTATT GTAGTATGCAGTAAAtgttcaaatcaaaaattattatttgaagataataaaaatatgcgtGTATGTCGATTGTGTCATGCTGCACTAACTCAACCACTGAGTAAATCTCCATCATCACCACCAGGACCTGTCCCAAGTCTTCTTCATGTGTCAGCCAATGCCCCTTGTGTATTATCcggttatttattattaaaaacacaGGCCAGTAAACCCTGGACTAGACGATGGTTTGCATTACATCCAGATTTTGTTCTCTATACCTTTAAATCTGATTCTGAAAGTCTTGCGTTGACGGCGACTCCAATGCCTGGTTACACGTTAACTGAAGGTAATGAACTACCAGACGATGATCCACTCAGTCAACGTGATAGAAAAggatcatttaaaatttatcattccAGAAAATGTTATTATCTTCAAGCTTCAAGTTATGAAGACAAAgaaag
- the LOC130678780 gene encoding FYVE, RhoGEF and PH domain-containing protein 4-like isoform X4 — protein MTKYSDLNSIYLSIEMQRGQLKDLSSWMARLLPEPFDSLNKTDTLKMFNSKSSTSTSTFYTDLEEEEEVTDNNEDRSNNIQEQEHELNKSNHNNLRDSQSLERQSAISDDGNSQDSDSVMGSDEHQHQQSQLQSQPSQQQKQSFTSNSFPRFSFSGFPRFQSFIMSTSGSSEPNNSITTQQTTSIVQMTHSVLEYRSSRYVTTKRSSNQYTVESYPVSESESEEESETRSSETEFTITSDEPEENNIPSEKIITVTKDTSDVKRKRAKKVADELLATEKTYVNILHLIDQVFQFRVDQENRAHPMFPPDTVQHIFSNIKSIYKFHNDFLLPQLEDRMKIWDQDSRIGDIMKNFAPFLKMYTEYVKNFDYAMNLIHTLQQKVPRFSAIVNEIQKLDICAKLSLTHHMLCPIQRLPRYELLLKDYLKNLTDDNPDFLDTKKALELVSTAANHSNEEMKKIAKFKKLLEIQENIYDPLDLVSATRELIKEGRIVKISARSGDHQDRYLFLFSDILLLCSIRLIPGPLYRLRAKFLIENLDVIEGDNLETANTFYLRDSIKSVELYTHSAAEKTAWLDALCQTMQEIMRRKASLKIGNEKSCLVKADDVTRCMVCEAIFSVMKRKHNCRACGIYAVNVQIKNYYLKIIKICVYVDCVMLH, from the exons ATGACGAAATACAGTGACTTAAATTCGATTTATTTATCGATTga gatGCAGCGAGGTCAGCTGAAGGACCTCTCGTCCTGGATGGCTCGATTATTACCGGAGCCATttgatagtttaaataaaacggATACATTAAAAATGTTCAATTCAAAATCATCGACATCCACTAGTACATTTTATACAGACTTggaagaggaagaagaagTTACTGACAACAATGAAGACAGAAGTAATAATATACAAGAACAAGAACATGAATTAAATAAGAGTAATCACAATAACTTGAGAGATTCACAGTCATTGGAGAGACAAAGTGCAATAAGTGATGATGGAAACTCTCAAGATTCTGACTCAGTTATGGGTTCAGATGAGCATCAGCATCAACAGTCACAATTACAATCACAACCGTcacaacaacaaaaacaatCATTTACTAGTAATTCATTCCCGCGATTTAGTTTTAGTGGATTTCCAAGGTTTCAATCTTTTATTATGTCTACGTCGGGTTCCTCGGAACCCAATAACAGTATTACTACTCAACAAACTACTTCTATTGTTCAAATGACCCACAGTGTTTTGGAGTACAGGAGTAGCAg gTATGTAACGACAAAGAGAAGTTCAAATCAGTATACAGTTGAGTCATATCCAGTAAGTGAATCAGAGAGTGAGGAAGAGTCTGAAACCCGTTCATCTGAAACCGAATTTACCATAACGTCAGACGAGcctgaagaaaataatataccgtccgaaaaaataataacagtaacaaAAGACACAAGTGACGTGAAACGCAAACGCGCTAAAAAAGTCGCTGACGAATTATTAGCTACGGAAAAAACATACGTTAATATATTACATTTAATAGATCAAGTATTTCAATTTAGAGTTGATCAAGAGAATCGCGCCCATCCAATGTTTCCTCCTGACACTGTACAACACATATTCTCTAACATAAaatctatttataaatttcataatgattttttattgccaCAATTAGAAGATAGAATGAAAATATGGGATCAAGATTCACGCATTGGTgatattatgaaaaattttgccccatttttaaaaatgtacacCGAgtatgtgaaaaattttgactacGCTATGAATTTAATTCATACGTTGCAACaaaaagtaccaagattttctGCTATTGTTAATGAAATACAAAAACTTGATATCTGTGCCAAATTATCACTTACACATCATATGCTTTGTCCGATACAAAGGTTACCTAGGTATGAATTATTACTCAAggactatttaaaaaatctgacCGATGATAATCCAGATTTTTTGGATACTAAaa aggCACTAGAATTAGTTTCAACAGCAGCAAATCATAGCAATGaagagatgaaaaaaatagctaaatttaaaaaattattagaaatacAAGAGAATATTTACGATCCCTTGGATCTAGTCAGTGCAACGAGAGAGTTAATTAAGGAAGGCCgtattgttaaaatttcagCGAGAAGTGGGGATCATCAAGATAGATACTTATTTCTa ttTAGCGATATTTTACTACTGTGTTCTATAAGACTGATACCTGGACCCTTGTATCGACTGAGagcaaaatttttgatagaaaatttagatGTTATTGAAGGTGATAATTTGGAAACAGCGAATACATTTTACCTAAGAGATTCAATTAAAAGTGTTGAATTATATACACATTCAGCAGCCGAAAAAACTGCTTGGCTTGACGCTTTATGTCAAACAATGCAAGAAATAATGAGGCGAAAAGCCAGCCTAAAAATAGGAAACGAAAAAAGTTGCCTTGTTAAAGCTGATGATGTGACAAGATGTATGGTTTGTGAGGCTATATTCTCAGTTATGAAGAGAAAACACAATTGTCGTGCTTGTGGTATT TATGCAGTAAAtgttcaaatcaaaaattattatttgaagataataaaaatatgcgtGTATGTCGATTGTGTCATGCTGCACTAA
- the LOC130678782 gene encoding replication protein A 32 kDa subunit-B: MWDQSRNEGEGGGGFMDESYSTIAAQPDRGEAKRSNNVVPMMIGHLIKSSKKSKTIWGTNVNVVCIVAVVKDIQSQTTKIGYELEDETGKIMAYKWLEAESVVPEGITQDCYAKVYGTLREQGADMTTHIFVMKILPVKKYAEVFSHLLEVALIAIRMKNSNNCLQGGKVEMPTGNNDDEDDDVCHGLTNEQKVIYKIIKRNDTENGIERGDLKSQVPGNLKPKVDLILEFLASEGHIYTTRNDDYFKAT, translated from the exons ATGTGGGATCAATCACGAAACGAGGGCGAAGGCGGCGGTGGTTTCATGGACGAGAGCTACAGCACGATAGCTGCTCAACCTGATCGTGGAGAAGCGAAACGCAGCAATAATGTCGTGCCCATGATGATCGGTCACCTCATCAAAAGTTCAAAGAAATCTAAAACCATCTGGGGAACAAACGTCAACGTCGTTTGTATTGTTGCTGTTGTTAAAGACATCCAGTCACAGACAACTAAAATAGGATATGAACTTGAAGACGAGACTG gtaaaATAATGGCCTACAAATGGCTAGAAGCTGAAAGTGTTGTTCCTGAAGGAATAACACAAGATTGTTATGCCAAAGTCTACGGTACTTTACGAGAGCAAGGAGCTGACATGACGACTCATATATTTGTTATGAAAATACTGCCTGTTAAAAAATACGCTGAAGTATTTTCTCATTTGCTGGAAGTTGCCTTGATTGCTATTAggatgaaaaattcaaataattgtttacAAGGCGGCAAAGTTGAAATGCCAACTGGCAACAATGACGACGAAGATGATGATGTCTGTCATGGTTTAACCAACGaacaaaaagttatttataaaataattaagagaaATGATACTGAGAATGGTATTGAACGCGGTGATTTAAAATCACAGGTACCCGGTAATTTAAAACCTAaagttgatttaattttagaattctTGGCCTCAGAAGGTCATATTTATACAACGCGTAATGATGATTATTTCAAAgctacttaa
- the LOC130664189 gene encoding acyl-CoA Delta-9 desaturase-like — MAPNNLTVRKLPSGNNKIDNCEITSVEKKPRAWYQFETDIIWKNSIFMIGIHLISLYYTITFPYFQRKILCVWIFVMVIMSGLGVTGGVHRLWTHRSYKANVPLRIFFATLYYSAGQNRIFNWVRDHRLHHKYTDTIADPHDNNRGFWFSHIGWLMIKKKPEVRKYGAGIDMSDILADPVVQFFDKNFIVLNTLLTFVIPVIIPVYFFNQDIKWSIISQIFLRYPWTLNITWSVNSFAHMFGYRRYDKNIGPVENIWVGWAAAGEGWHNYHHVFPWDYRAAEFKHVFLNTTTDWIDFFAKLGWATDLKTADPQLIKKVVQNKGDGSHPHY; from the exons atggCGCCTAATAATTTGACGGTCCGAAAATTGCCCTCtgggaataataaaatagataattGTGAAATAACATCAGTAGAAAAAAAACCTAGAGCATGGTACCAATTTGAAACTGAcattatttggaaaaattctatttttatgATTGGTATTCATTTAATATCTCTGTATTACACCATAACTTTTCCTTACTTTCAACGTAAAATATTATGTGTGTGGA tatttgttATGGTAATAATGTCAGGATTGGGAGTAACTGGAGGAGTACATCGTCTGTGGACTCATCGTTCTTATAAAGCTAATGTACCGCTTCGTATTTTTTTCGCAACTCTTTATTATTCTGCTGGCCAa aaCAGAATATTCAATTGGGTAAGAGACCACAGACTTCATCATAAATATACAGACACAATAGCAGATCCGCATGATAATAATCGAGGCTTTTGGTTCAGTCACATCGGATGGctgatgattaaaaaaaaacccgaagTACGTAAGTACGGAGCTGGAATTGATATGAGTGACATTTTAGCGGATCCAgttgttcaattttttgacaa AAATTTCATTGTTCTCAATACTTTATTGACCTTCGTCATACCAGTAATAATAcctgtatattttttcaatcaagacATAAAATGGTCAATAATATCACAAATATTCTTGCGCTATCCTTGGACTTTGAATATTACCTGGTCGGTTAATAGCTTCGCTCACATGTTCGGATATCGTCGCTATGACAA GAATATCGGGCCTGTGGAAAATATATGGGTAGGCTGGGCTGCTGCTGGTGAAGGCTGGCACAATTATCATCATGTATTCCCGTGGGACTATAGAGCTGCTGAATTCAAACACGTATTTCTTAATACTACCACTGATTGGATTGATTTCTTTGCCAAACTTGGATGGGCCACTGATTTAAAAACAGCAGATCCTCAGCTTATAAAGAAAGTTGTACAAAATAAAGGTGATGGCTCGCACCCGCActattaa